One genomic segment of Burkholderia pyrrocinia includes these proteins:
- a CDS encoding tyrosine-type recombinase/integrase: MLLALVSGQDRATVAGWTRADVRDGHALTTRPKTGVRVLIPLELHLDVLGMSLGDVVARCRTTSVVSSYLIHHLRQHGPAKRGARVKLDTITEAFKKARILAGVIGDDAPTSHEIRSLAKRLYEKQRNVDTKNLLGHTTDESADLYADDRGLEPLKVTISPCGSERILNNG, from the coding sequence ATGCTGCTCGCGCTCGTTTCCGGTCAGGATCGGGCGACGGTCGCCGGATGGACTCGTGCGGACGTGCGCGACGGGCATGCCCTGACCACGCGCCCGAAAACCGGCGTGCGCGTGTTGATTCCGCTGGAGCTGCATCTCGACGTGCTCGGCATGTCGCTCGGCGACGTCGTGGCCCGCTGCCGGACGACCAGCGTCGTCAGCAGCTATCTGATCCACCACCTGCGCCAGCATGGGCCGGCGAAGCGCGGCGCCCGCGTGAAGCTCGACACGATCACCGAGGCGTTCAAGAAGGCCCGGATACTGGCCGGCGTCATAGGTGACGACGCGCCGACCTCCCACGAAATCCGCAGCCTCGCGAAACGCCTGTACGAGAAACAGCGCAACGTCGACACGAAGAACCTGCTCGGCCACACGACCGACGAGTCGGCCGATCTGTACGCCGACGATCGCGGCCTAGAACCGCTGAAAGTCACGATCAGCCCGTGCGGTTCTGAACGAATTTTGAACAACGGTTGA
- a CDS encoding phage integrase Arm DNA-binding domain-containing protein, with product MAARPRIRQRANWPDNLYMPRDGYYTWRDSRDGKTHISRPHAATAGDI from the coding sequence ATGGCTGCACGCCCCCGCATCCGCCAGCGCGCGAACTGGCCCGACAACCTGTACATGCCGCGCGACGGCTATTACACGTGGCGCGACTCGCGCGACGGCAAGACGCACATTTCTCGGCCGCATGCCGCTACAGCAGGCGATATATGA